In one window of Hallerella porci DNA:
- a CDS encoding DUF4372 domain-containing protein, whose product MECRNFTGQPIYAQITKYLSKGEILRQSRSVGGERYVKKFDGFQHLLVLLFAVFKNYSSLREILTGVNTEARHLWHAGFTGPLKMSTFSDANNRRPCKFFEAVYKSLYEKFGRFLPDSRDYEWAQKLYVMDSTTISLFSNVLKGAGRNPKIGRKNGG is encoded by the coding sequence ATGGAATGTAGAAATTTTACCGGACAGCCGATATACGCACAAATCACAAAATACCTCTCTAAAGGCGAAATTCTGAGGCAATCCCGCAGCGTTGGCGGGGAACGCTATGTCAAGAAGTTCGACGGGTTCCAGCACCTGCTCGTGCTGTTGTTCGCTGTATTCAAAAATTACAGCTCCCTGCGCGAAATCCTTACGGGAGTGAACACGGAAGCGAGGCACCTGTGGCACGCCGGGTTCACGGGACCGCTGAAGATGAGCACTTTCTCCGACGCGAACAACAGACGCCCCTGCAAGTTCTTCGAGGCCGTCTACAAGTCGCTCTACGAAAAGTTCGGCCGTTTTTTACCGGACAGTCGCGACTATGAATGGGCGCAGAAACTGTACGTGATGGACTCCACGACCATATCGCTGTTCTCGAACGTCCTGAAGGGAGCCGGACGAAACCCGAAAATCGGCAGGAAGAACGGCGG